GGATCagtattgtatttcaaattttgacTGAGATAAAACTGGTTATATGAGTATGCTATCACAACAATTTTTTTCTATGTACTATGCATTGATTGATTTGACCATATCTGTCCCTCTATTCTAGCTAACGTGAATGCGCAAAACTCTTAATAACGTTCTAAATAAAACCAGGAAATTTGGTTTGTGTTCTCGTCAGAGGCTTTCTAAATGTATCAAAATCTGTCAGGCGATCCAAGTTCAGTAGGCGTAAGCGTAAACGCTAAGTGCAATTCTTGCAGACAAATATGTCATATCTGTGAAGTACGTTCACATGTCAATTTTTACCGTTGACGATCCCATGGTTTTCCGCCCAAACTAAGATAGCCAAACAGTTGCGTTTTATGTCACCATTGCAGTTGTACCTGTTGTTCACTGTCGATCATATACTTAGCACACTAACTAGCGAAATCAATCAGTTAAATCTAGCGGGCTTGCGTGTTTTATTTCCAGAAACGTATAAATTCTTCCGCAGGAAATTGTACTTTACGACGGAGTATATAGCCATTTATGAGTGCTTCAAAAGATTAAATCGAATTTCAAACATAAGTGGTGAATGTGTGTTGGCGGACATGTTGAAGATAAAATTGAATATACCACATTTCACATCTTTATTTGTTATCTTATTCTTAATCCATAGAGCAAACTTATGAAACCTATTTTGTCAAAGATATCGCTATTTGCGACTTCCTTTTCACACGTGCTACAGGGCTCAGAAAGGGCCGACGTTAGGTTTCTGTTTCTCGACTCTGCGTCTCTAGGTGTTGTTCACTATAATTGTGGGTCATTTTGTATGTGTTAGTACAGTACAACTGTACAGCAGTACAGTACAACTGTACAGCTTTACATTTCAAGGTATGGATATTTTTATTACTCGGAATCTTTTCCTTTTAGCAATTTCGTTCGACTTAAAATTATgaacaagtttttttattttactaaaatctttgaaatattttcggGGAAAGCTATCTTTGCTTGTGTTCATAAAAACTCACATAATGTCATAATATGTAGAGAAAGAATGTGCAAATATTATACACATATCGTACATTCTTTGACATCAtcaagaaaatgaattaaaaactaataattcagatttgaaatcattgtattataatgcatatatcatgtcaaacatggAGTACTGTTGTAGTGTCTGGGGACTTACACATTCCTCAGATACCACAAAAATCACTAATATTCAGAAAAGAGCGATTAAGCTAATAATGAAGTCGGGAACTAGCCACTGTGGAAACATGTTCAAACAGTCTGGGTTGCTATCTTTTGGAGACAGGTGCTATTATCATctttcattacttgttttcaaaagcatggaatgtttgactccttcgtacttcacagaattgttaacatttgccaaaaatgagcactataacttgcgttcttcagaaaacaaggatctttttgttgtaaaaccaagaacaaactatatcaaaaatacatttgcctataaagcaatgaaaatttggaataatcttcctacatacattaaatttcaagataagctaccagcctttaaacatgcattaaaaggctacttattggcaaaataattttatcacattatttaattcacattataataaatagttcattgtttacatgaattgtgttaatgtacgtatatgacattcttgcaacaacttgtaatggatactaccaaatatgtaaatatattgattgaatgtggttttactgaatatatctacattatttacagtatgaaattattgtaatttataatcatcatattaaactgagttgtgtttgtcgaagaaatgtatgatagtgatagtgtgattgtatgttttgtatgttgcttaatatgtaacttagtacatgtgtttttgtaatactttttgtgtgaaggtcatgctggaaataagtagtatgtctgtaatgattgtacacttagtatgtaaccttcgttaaataaagttgttattattattattattattattattattattattattattattattattattatagccTTGACATATATGTTCATCAAAAGGAAATacttaagttattattattaatgaaagTACTTTCACAATCATTACGACTTAGTCAGTCAAATCTTTTCTTTCCGCATATCTCATGTTGCCAAATTGTTTAACAAACTCACGACATTTTGATCTACGAACTATTAAGTGATATATCTCTTCAATTAAATTGGACTCGCTTACAGTTTAAAGGGTCAAACATCGGAAGAATAAAATGTGGTGtgaaaattgaagaaaaatattgtcTCAATGATGAAACAttataaagattttaaaatacagTTCAATTCAAAACATGTAACAGAATATCCTCTATTTTGTCGAATGGCGTGACTAGCGCTAACAGAATTGAACTATTTTAGGCCTTGATTGAAAaccaaacaaacaattgttcaaTTGTGTATCTGTCAGttgttgtttgatgtttgtttgtttataaaagaaattacaaaaaataacttaatttcaaCAGTGTTTAAAAAACGTtgcaaatctaaaaaaaaacgtgaacgagtcccttcAAATTTGTGCTTTACTGGAATAATTGTTCGTGGCAAACACCGATGTCTGCCCGATCACATACATTGGAATTAGAAATTGCATGTATATAGTTGAACCAGCTGACTGTACAATCATTAGTAGTTATCAAGGTATGCGACTGTTCACTTTCCATTAAAAccgaaaatcattttttatctaGCCTTAAGTTAGAACTAAACATACTGTCAACTTCAAAGCAAAACCTCGAAACATTAACCGAAAGTAAATCGTAAATTTAGGAACGCACCACTTGCAATACGCTTTCTGAAACGGTCGAAAGTATTATTGTAACCTTCCAAGTAACGATATCGTACGATACTATTTCTTAATGAAACGGATCCCCGATCTTCACTTTTCCGGTCATGTAGCAGGATGtgatttcattttaagaaatcaGCTTAATATACCATTTTACCTAACATTTGACTAAATGCATgttgattaattttaaattgccGATCGTTTTAGAGTTGATATGGATAACACTATCCATTTCACCAATAGCGTAAAGACCTACGTTTATCCTTCAATAGAGACATTGGCATTTTCCGCTGGTGATTATACAATAATGGAAAGGTATATTcgccaggcgcgtagctgcgtaaacgcgagtacgcggctgattccacatgattctgacaaaaaatcaggCAAAGTTGCAGAATGCGTACTTGaccctaaaactgtccattttccagaaCTTAATAAAGCACATCATATCGCCAAGAATGCaccctagctacgcccctgtccGCTGTGCGTGGTAATGTGGTTTTTGACATCCTGTTTCGAATAATAGTTGtaatttttcaataatgttCATATCACAATGGGAAACAGGAGCATTGAATATTTGCAAATGGAACGTTGTGCGTATCTTTTATTTTCACCTGTTTTCACCTATTATGGTTCTTTTCCCTATTTCAACTGCGGTACTTCTTTCTTCTGCAGTTAAATTTACATGAAGTAATAACAGCCCCGTTGTTAAATGACCGTACGAAATGGGAAAAAATACATGCACTAAGCAgtaattatttttgataaacattggGGCTACCACCTTGTTGTGGTCAGTTTTTATAGTACAGTGATATTCAGTATTGGTACACAAGTGCACAACtcatatattgatatacatgcTAGAGTTATATGTATTCatattgatatacattgtaGAGTTCTATacttatatacaaatttatacatattatagaaatctatatattcatattgatatgcattttagagttatatacttatatacatattcattgaatacatataaaatcacaaaatatgtatagttatgtaacacatttaaaggcttcaatgttttatattacaGAGTCATATGTTTCATCCTTTTTGCTATGCTCCATTTCTCCTGTTTGTTGTTCAATGTGATCATACTCCTTTAGCAAGTCTTTTGGATGATCACCATTTGTTGTCAGGCTACCGTAAACGTTTACGGGTTGAACTGTCTCCTTTTCGTTAAGATGGTTATACACATCCGAGGATCCATCAAATgctgtattaaaacaatgttgtgGGTTAGTTCTCATTTCTTGTTCACCATTGCCTTTGATTCCAAGTGTGGTATTCCCATGTTTATCTGTATCACTTTTCTTATTTACATTCCGGTTACGATCTTTGGAAACCGTGCTGTAATAGTCGTCGGTAGCCTTCGTACCAGAAGTTTCTTCGACTGGATTAATGCCACTTGGCTCAACTACCCTCTCATAGCCTACTGAGGCATAGGTATcagaaatgataatgttttctttatacttATCACCAGAATCCTCATCAATACCCTGTTTGGTGTCCACCATGGTGTTTGTCTGATTTTCCATTTCATGGTTATAGTTTTCGCTTGGGTTTTCTTCAGAATATTTCCGCCGactgaaattatttgaaaactataataaatgttgtttatcaTTTGCTTTATTGTCATTGTTACTGATACAAGTACAGATGCTGTACACGTATTTTCGTCTGAATAGGATTCGAACGTTAACAACAAATCAAAATTGGTACATtacatttgtttctgttttagtTTCATCTTTTAGTgtgtattgaattgtattagAAGAAACCCATTTTAAATGCCCAATTTCAAAGACAGAATGAACCAGATAGCAAACAAAGGTTAGGAATTATTTACAATACAACCTACATTGTCAGCCAAATTGTTAAAAAGtgttaagaatttcaactttcaacAGGGTTTTCAAGCTCCGCCTACTCAGAATCTGTGTTGCCTTGGAAATGTACTTTTCCATTCAGTTATAATTGCTGCCCTTAAAAACACATTGACTTATTATATACCAACGAAAATGTAGCTTACATTCTGAGTCAGTTAGCATATTTTAAGTAGTATGTTAATGGTTAAGAAGAGCGATCGTCCGCTGCTCTCGCCCCACCCCTTTTTGATTTTACCTAATATCttctttttcatataaataatgttttatgcttaccgtttaatgaaaataagggCCGCAGCAATGACGACTGCAATCAAAAGAACACCTGCACTTACACCAACAGCCATTGGggctgaaacaaacaataatggGGATATGAATGTGCAGGTTTCCATCttgataatacaatgaataataaatCGATCGAATCATGAAATAGCGTGCgtagaaaaataaacaagaaacgtttaaaacaaGAAGACTAGTCATTTTATCCCCTAGTAGGTTCAAGTAAAATATACATGGTAACACAATCCGTTTTGTCATTAATCCTGACGATAGGTTATCAATCGATTTCGGGTTTAatacttcaatatatattttattttaaatgttaccaTAGCTTGTTGATTTAGGCTCCTCCGTTCCGACGAAACTAGATGCTTGTGTTGTTGGTGTCGGAGAGGAATACGTAACGGATCTTCGACAACTAACATTAAAATTGTTCTCGGTATGATTTGCGTTTTCTGGAACGGTATGTAACGTTACAATGAGtagatttttttcttacatCAATGGGGTTACGGATTCCATTCCCGTATAGGCATTTGGTATTCCATTGATAGcacatatttgaacataaaagtaatatttttcgTTCAAATTGGGAACGGGGCTGGGGGTGATGAACGAATgcgttatttttgttaaaatgactCGTTCAAAAGTCAAAACcgttatttgtatttgtaaaatacaatatgtttGTAAAGTAACTTACCGGTTACTGTTAAAAGTAGTTTAAGGCATGCAGGCAGTGTATTATGATCTGTGGTGCTCCAGTACCGAAAAGCAAGACTCTTATCGAAGACAAATATCCCATTTTGTTGGCGCCCAGTTAAATTACTTGTGGGAAATTCAAACCATATCGTGTCTGTGTTTGAGTTCATGGTGAATGATGCACTAACGCTCGCGCGATGTTCCGATGTCACGGAACATGCGCATGTAACGTTGGCGTATGTAGGGGCTGAACTTGTGTCCAGGAACACCGTAGCTATGCCAGAAGCCCAGTCATCTTGGCAAACCTTCACAATAGTAACTGGCAACTCGTATTGGACATCTAACAAATACAGATAATATAAGTATTAGGTGTGATATTGTGGTAGGTGtagttatattattaaaatggcaaatagttgttatacaatttataaaacagaaTGTGACTTCTGCCCGAAACAATGTATCAGCGAATAGTAAACTTCATTCAAAAGAGATCATGTTCAttgattttaaccatttttcttacCCGTCATGTCAGGAGGACACTTCGACCTTTGTCCGACGGAATCTACTCATACAAATAAagtattcaaatgtttaatcgtaataataataataataataataataataataataataataatacatggtAAAGACATTAATTGAATACTTTCAGTTTCATTATTCATGTCAGTTAAACTTTTAACTGTAAATACAAGACATATATAATCGACATACAAGAATAATCAGCTCATAATAGAATAACtctcataaaaataatattattatcctTATTAATCATGTACAAATTTAGCTGTTTCGTGATATTAAAAACGTTCTATTGGATTGCCTTATAATATAGTTTCTTCTACATTCATCTGCTATTAGATTTATATCACTTATAATGTGTACTATAGTTTTTCGTACCTGCGAACAACAGAATccatataacaacaaaaacatgaaagatATAGATCGTGATTGTCATAACTATGTTTAACTTATGTGTATCGACGTTTAGAATGAAGGCGGATACACCCTGACAGCCTTCACCTATCTATACTTGTGACATTCGTTTCATAtatttagaaattttacttcaatatttaaaccaCTGTAATACCATTCGATACACTGTATTGGTTTCTGTCTACGCTAAGGATGATCCTAGTTTAAAGTttgagataaaataaattggGGTCAAATTACCATGAGGGCAAATTACCCCCGTGTGTATTTGCgtttatatgcatttattttcccCACGGGTAAATTTGCCTACTGGGCAAGTAAGTGAAATttctattaattaatttatttggttGTGCAAAGTTCAACACCAGTCAAATGGgatagtaatttaaaaaaaagcattttcgGTGAAATTGGTCAGtctcaaacaaaattttacaaatatatttcaatggtTAAACAACTTATGGGATGCTTGAGgtatcatacaaatatatatttagcgcaaaaacaacaacataaactaTGCTTTAGTGCAATAAGAAGAAATACTGAAAGCGGTGATATTGTACACGTACTAAAAAAGCATTATACTATACATCTTATTCATATACGTTTGTTTACGCAAGCCATTTCCTTCTATGAATTTGATCACGGGccatgttggcctatttcaaatatatatttcatgttatatttccttgaataaCCCTTTTCTTTCTTCTTCTATATGTTTTGTGCACTCTCAGTCAAAGCAATTagtaaataaaagtgaaaatatcaaagaaGCTTTTAGGAAATATGAAAGTAACGCAACGGAGCTACTATTTAAGAGTGCCATCAATAcaaattcaagatatttaaaataagccCTTGTAGTCCGGCAGTCAAATAGGATATTTTAGCAGAACCTTGCATCGGAGtgtatagaaaatattttttgctttttaagtAGTTTAAACCCCCTAGTAAAGGAATCCGTTTTGATGGCCTGGGGAAATCGagatattcaagatggcgtccaagatggccgccaaaattTACCAATATTAAAATCTatgtataaaatgcataaaaagaCACATTTTTAGAACAAAGTATgcctcatttttttaaaatataatttcataacttaaaaatataatttcagatgACTAAACGCAAATCGTGAAATAACCAGTCATATTTGGCCTCCAGAATGACCACCGAAATATCATAAAATTGTGTTCTGCAGGCCTAGGCAGAAAATCTTGTGATCATGTATACACAGAATGCAGGTAAAAGCTAGTAACTATTGCAAAATCCtcaaatatagttttatttatgtatctTATGTGACATAAgactttatttatatacttcTTACGGGCACATACTCACAGATATGAATAGAAAGCAGCCATGAAGCGTTGTTATTTTTCACGGATTGAAAGATGTCTGAACTCGAATGATTTAACATCTAACGGTCCTGCACGAATACAGACTATTATCAGATCTTGTAGTAAGATCTACAATGACAAACTTCATGAACAACTCGAAGCAGATAAAGAATGTGACAGTAAGTATATTATTGAGTATCACCGAACATGTGTGTCAACATATACATCATCAAAGGCTATCGATCAGTTCCTTAAAAGAAAAGGCAGTAAACCTTCTTTCGAAGGCAATGCAGGGTCTCCTCAAAACACGAAGGCGTCGGTCTGATACCCAAccttttgattttttaacaacacTGTTTATTGTGTGGtgaaaaatgtgacataaaacGAGATTATAGGCAACCTGAGAGGTGGAAGAAAGCTTATTTGCTTAGAACCCTTAGTGACAATGTCGATTACAAAGACGATATTATTCAGAAGAGCAAACTACGTGGGGATAAATGGGCTAATGATGTTAGGTTAAGACTTCACGGAGCAGTGAGTGATTTACATGCTGCTGATGCCCGGTATCATGTAGACTGTAAGGCTAAATTTATGTCACCCAAACATATTCAATACGCAGCGTCCAGTTCATCTACAGGGTCGGCAAGTGAAGGGAGAAAGGTTGATTTGGCATTTGAATATCTTTGTGGATTGATGCTAGCGAATCCTTCTAGTGTGTGGAATACAGTTGAACTCTTCGAAAAGTATAAGGCTGAAGGAGGTATAATACTTACTCGTATTCCTTCCATGTTGACAGAACATTTTGGTCTGTTAGTTTTAACAGCACCTGGTGTTGCAAGTATTGTCGTATTTAAAGCAAATGCATCAACATTGCTGAAAGTTATTAACGACAACGATGAATCAGATATAACAATTAAGAAAGTTGCAAAACATATCATTGACGAAAGCAAAGATATcgaatatgataaaaaaaaacacatacagcATACGTCTTCAGAAACAAACGATTGAAAGTCAGTTGAGTTCAACGTTGATGAAACTGTTATCCCAAGTGTCTACGAAGCTCGATGCTACACCATCAGCATATTTAATTGGAAGCATCGTGACCGGTCTTTTGACGAATTTTCCAACTCCACTTCAAATAGCACTTGGTGGTACAATACGAAATTCAAACGCACTAGTAAATGAAATGAACAGCTTTAGGGTAACCTGAACTTATGACCAGGTATTGCGATTCAAGAAATCAGCAGCAGTGTCAGCGACTTTGTCTGAAACTCTTCAGTGAATATCGGATTGTTCAGATGGTTTAGTTCAGATGGTTGTGGACAATATTGATGCAGACATATCTTTACAAAATGGAAAATTATACACGCATTCTCTTGCAATGCTTGTGACACAGCCCACATCCGATGGAATTGATGCAGATGATGGAAACGTGATACGACGTGTCGACAAGAGTGAAATGTCTAACCCGATTGACCATGAAATCAAGGTCGAACATTATAATGGGCCAAAAAAAGCTGACATGCCAGTTGAAACATCTTTGAAGAAAGTATTGCCGTTGACGGTATTAGGAGAAATGACAATATCAACCAGACGAGCAAACGACATTGatgttgcatttttaaataatgttattacatCAAAGTCTTCTCCAGAATTCAATGGGTATTACACTCAACTATGTCGGTAACAAAGTCAAGCAAAAAGATACAAAATCAAAGCATTGTACTTGCCACTTATTGCCAAAACTCCACCTGATCCAGGCACAATTataacagctttaaaacaaGCCCAGCTTATTGCCAACAGGTGCGGTTAAGAGTACACTGTATTTACAGGAGATTTACAACTGTACAGAGTAGCCCTAAACATCGTATGGTCAAACCCAGAACAGTACAGCGATGTTGTACTACGATTGGGAGGAATGCATACACTTATGAGTTTTGTAGGGAGCGTTGGATCTCTGATAGAAGTCAGCGGACTAGTCGAGTTGCTGGAATCTACATCCGGTGGTGTTTTGAAGATGCCATCTGAAAAGAGGTTTCCACAAAATGTACGGGCCCTACGTTTGCTCTCAGAAGAACTACTGAGAGAAACATTCTTGAGTAGAAGTAAAGACATGCTAGCATGGATGACCTTAATGAAATTCTTGCAGTCTTACAAATACCGTACTTTGGCGACTAGAGCCTTTCAGCTGTCGTTGGCGATGAGACGAGCGTCTAGGAACTAAAATTGTGATCTTCTGAGACTGGTCTGAATGAAACTCCGTCGTTTGTgtggaaaaaaaaagaatttgagTTATTGTCTGCTGCCGTCGAAGATGAACTCGAACAAGATTCTAGTCCGGTCAGATTGGACTAAGTAGAAGTAGTTGTTGTGTTGGCGGtgctggtggtgatggtgtAGGTAGTAGTTGAATTAGTAGtcatggtggtggttgtggtgatgcTGCTGGtgatagaagaagaagaagaagttaTAGTAgaagtggttgtggtggtgataCGGGTATGGTGGTGGCGATGGTTATGGTGGCAAAGTCATAGTGTCATACTTCACTGCATAATAAGATACAATCCATACTAACAGTTGCGATTACTAGTTCAGGGTTAAGAAAGCTACCTTTGAAAAGCAGTTACAGACAAGTAGGGCGCACTTGGGGCTCTGCTAATAGAGAATTATCCAGTAGATGCTAAACCAGGTAAAATCACTATAAAGAGTTCAAATGTTATCGTGTCTGTATTAGACCCAAGTGTATATTTAGCCGTCACTGCTGCATGTTCACGTCTAGCGGAAACGAAGCACCAACAGGCCTCTGTTATTGTGGCATGTACATTGTGTCCATATAAACAAACTCAACACTTGGTCATCTATCCTGACAAAACCGTACAACTGTAAAAACGCACATAAAAGGATTTAAATTACAGAGGAGTCTCAAGCAGCCGAATTTCGTAATCAATAAGTTACTGTGAGCACATGAACATTATCAATCTTGTGTGTGCATAACACAGATATATAGTTGGtgtaacatttttgttattaagtTGAGTTGAAATCGAATTAAATATACACTCCGGG
The DNA window shown above is from Mya arenaria isolate MELC-2E11 chromosome 6, ASM2691426v1 and carries:
- the LOC128239072 gene encoding uncharacterized protein LOC128239072 → MTITIYIFHVFVVIWILLFADSVGQRSKCPPDMTDVQYELPVTIVKVCQDDWASGIATVFLDTSSAPTYANVTCACSVTSEHRASVSASFTMNSNTDTIWFEFPTSNLTGRQQNGIFVFDKSLAFRYWSTTDHNTLPACLKLLLTVTENANHTENNFNVSCRRSVTYSSPTPTTQASSFVGTEEPKSTSYAPMAVGVSAGVLLIAVVIAAALIFIKRRRKYSEENPSENYNHEMENQTNTMVDTKQGIDEDSGDKYKENIIISDTYASVGYERVVEPSGINPVEETSGTKATDDYYSTVSKDRNRNVNKKSDTDKHGNTTLGIKGNGEQEMRTNPQHCFNTAFDGSSDVYNHLNEKETVQPVNVYGSLTTNGDHPKDLLKEYDHIEQQTGEMEHSKKDETYDSVI